A genomic stretch from Marinobacter fonticola includes:
- a CDS encoding LacI family DNA-binding transcriptional regulator, protein MPTIKDVAKAANCSTATVSRALASPEKVSDATRQRVAQAVAEVGYSLNAAARNLRRSESRTIVVILPDIANPFFSEVISGLESVAHQAGYQVLLGDAGHNPERVKSYFNLVPSNQADGIILLTTEVPRALVKERQADSGFPLVVACEYFDNLSLPTIHIDNEQAAHKATEYLISLGHRAIATITGPGRNPICKDRLAGYRRGLEGAGLESPPDGVLEGDFSFHSGYEQGRILLQRDSQRPTAIFCQNDEMAIGVLKAARDQGVTVPGQLSVVGFDDIGFSQYCEPELTTVHQPRQAIGRTAMRLLLDILKDRNVPFDQTLKTQLIVRGSTGRAPEG, encoded by the coding sequence ATGCCGACGATAAAAGACGTTGCCAAGGCGGCGAATTGCTCCACGGCCACCGTGTCCCGCGCGCTTGCCAGTCCCGAAAAAGTCTCCGATGCTACGCGCCAAAGAGTGGCTCAGGCGGTGGCCGAGGTGGGCTATTCGCTGAATGCCGCGGCCCGTAACTTGCGCCGCAGTGAATCGCGCACCATCGTGGTGATCCTGCCGGATATCGCCAATCCGTTCTTCTCCGAGGTGATCAGCGGGCTCGAATCCGTGGCTCACCAAGCCGGCTACCAAGTGCTGCTGGGCGACGCCGGGCATAATCCCGAGCGGGTGAAGTCGTACTTCAACCTCGTGCCTTCGAACCAGGCGGACGGCATCATCCTGCTCACTACGGAAGTGCCCAGGGCCTTGGTCAAGGAGCGCCAGGCGGACTCCGGTTTCCCCCTGGTGGTGGCCTGCGAATACTTCGACAACCTGTCCCTGCCTACCATCCATATCGATAACGAACAGGCCGCCCACAAGGCCACCGAATACCTGATCTCACTGGGCCACCGGGCAATTGCCACCATCACCGGCCCTGGCCGGAACCCCATCTGCAAGGACCGGTTGGCGGGCTACAGGCGCGGTCTGGAAGGGGCCGGGCTCGAGAGTCCGCCCGACGGCGTACTGGAAGGCGACTTCAGCTTTCATTCCGGCTATGAGCAGGGTCGCATCCTGCTGCAACGTGACAGCCAGCGCCCGACGGCGATCTTCTGCCAGAACGACGAGATGGCCATTGGTGTGCTCAAAGCCGCGCGGGATCAGGGCGTAACGGTGCCGGGCCAGCTCTCGGTCGTCGGCTTCGACGATATCGGCTTCAGCCAATACTGCGAGCCGGAACTGACCACCGTGCACCAGCCCCGCCAGGCCATCGGCCGCACGGCCATGCGCCTGCTGCTGGATATTCTCAAGGACCGCAACGTGCCCTTCGATCAGACGCTCAAGACCCAGCTGATTGTGCGTGGCAGTACGGGGCGAGCGCCGGAAGGCTGA